Proteins co-encoded in one Flavobacterium sp. M31R6 genomic window:
- the secDF gene encoding protein translocase subunit SecDF translates to MQNKGLIKFFAILFALVSIYQLSFTFVSSKVKSDAKSFAGGNPEKEVKYLDSIGKEKVFSLGFTDFTFNEVKDKQINKGLDLEGGINVTLQISVKDILKGLSNNSKNPVFNKSLADATANKKGNQAYIDAFFEAFEANSKGSVKLASPDIFANRSLQGEGGVTFQMTDAQVQKVIKRKVDESVESAFGVLRKRIDKFGVTQPNIQKLGESGQILVELPGAKDIDRIKKLLQSTAQLEFWETYKVEEIGNFIMAANEALKKTEIAKVETKTVAKDSLSALLTDGKDSTATKKGNNPIIDKIVAQGGGPVLGLFSPKDTATINSYFKRADIRVLLAGEQRYAKFVWGKPTTIKDAKEKEVEVVELYALKGNRDNVASMGGGVVTDASDTFDQLGKPAVSMQMNNVGAKEWEELTGRAYTQKSNIAIVLDDIVYSAPGVSSGPIAGGRSEISGQFDVTETKDLANVLRAGKLPAAAEIIQSEVVGPSLGQEAIDNGTNSAVIGLLLVSLWMMIYYGKAGWYANIALAVNLLFMFGILASLGAVLTLPGIAGIVLTMGTAVDANIIIYERAKEELRSGKTLDEAVKASYSWTGAMRSIVDANVTHILTGAVLFIFGSGPIKGFATTLLIGIITSLFTSIFIARIFIDRNIAGKNDLSFVTKFSKNFFTNFHFDFLGIKKWTYLFSIVVTIVSIASIATHGFDQGVDFVGGRTFQVRFDKSMKPEEVKDELTTVFGSAEVKIFGEDNQLKITTKYKIQETGSAADEDVNKKLFASLKKHYGADMTYDKFINAYEGKRLGVVQASKVGPTVAEDIKTNAYWAVLGAMLIVGLYLVISFRKWQYSLGAIAAVAHDVIFVLGVYSLLWKYMPFGMEIDQHFIAAILTVIGYSMNDTVIVYDRVREFLDGKTKGSFSEIVNKSINSTMSRTINTSLTMIFVLLIMFIFGGESIRGFIFAMLIGIIIGTYSSLFIATPVLVDTISKDEKHNVEVKHQES, encoded by the coding sequence ATGCAGAATAAAGGACTTATTAAATTTTTCGCAATTCTATTTGCATTGGTAAGTATTTACCAACTTTCTTTCACTTTTGTTTCAAGCAAAGTTAAAAGTGATGCAAAATCTTTTGCTGGCGGAAACCCAGAGAAAGAAGTAAAATATTTGGATTCAATTGGTAAAGAAAAAGTGTTTAGCTTAGGTTTTACTGATTTTACATTCAATGAAGTAAAAGATAAACAAATCAACAAAGGACTTGACTTAGAAGGAGGAATCAATGTGACTCTTCAAATCTCTGTTAAAGACATTTTGAAAGGATTATCAAATAATTCGAAAAATCCAGTTTTTAATAAATCTTTGGCGGATGCCACTGCAAATAAAAAAGGAAATCAAGCTTATATTGATGCATTTTTTGAAGCTTTTGAAGCTAATTCTAAAGGATCAGTGAAATTGGCGTCACCTGATATTTTTGCGAACAGAAGTTTGCAAGGTGAAGGTGGAGTAACTTTTCAAATGACAGATGCTCAAGTTCAGAAAGTAATCAAAAGAAAAGTTGATGAATCTGTTGAAAGTGCTTTTGGTGTATTGAGAAAACGTATCGATAAATTCGGTGTAACACAGCCTAATATTCAAAAACTAGGTGAGTCTGGACAAATTCTTGTAGAGCTTCCAGGGGCTAAAGATATTGATAGAATCAAAAAATTATTGCAAAGTACTGCTCAATTAGAGTTTTGGGAAACTTATAAAGTTGAAGAAATTGGTAATTTCATCATGGCTGCTAACGAGGCTTTGAAAAAAACTGAAATTGCTAAAGTTGAAACTAAAACTGTTGCAAAAGATTCATTAAGTGCTTTATTGACTGATGGAAAAGATTCTACTGCAACTAAAAAAGGAAATAACCCTATCATTGATAAAATTGTAGCTCAAGGTGGTGGACCAGTTTTAGGTCTTTTCTCTCCAAAAGATACTGCTACAATCAATTCTTACTTCAAAAGAGCTGATATCAGAGTTTTACTGGCAGGCGAACAACGTTATGCGAAATTTGTATGGGGAAAACCAACTACAATTAAGGATGCAAAAGAAAAAGAGGTTGAAGTTGTTGAGTTGTATGCTTTAAAAGGTAACAGAGATAATGTTGCTTCAATGGGTGGTGGTGTTGTAACTGACGCTAGTGATACTTTTGATCAATTAGGAAAGCCTGCTGTTTCTATGCAAATGAATAACGTAGGAGCCAAAGAGTGGGAAGAATTAACAGGAAGAGCTTATACTCAAAAAAGTAATATTGCTATCGTCCTTGATGATATTGTATATTCTGCACCAGGTGTTTCAAGTGGACCGATTGCAGGTGGTAGATCTGAGATTTCAGGACAGTTTGATGTTACGGAAACTAAAGATTTAGCGAATGTATTAAGAGCAGGTAAATTACCGGCTGCTGCTGAAATAATTCAGTCTGAAGTTGTAGGACCATCCTTAGGTCAGGAAGCTATTGATAATGGTACTAATTCTGCAGTAATTGGATTGCTTTTGGTATCTCTTTGGATGATGATCTATTATGGTAAAGCAGGTTGGTATGCAAATATTGCTTTAGCAGTCAACTTATTGTTTATGTTTGGTATTTTGGCAAGCTTAGGTGCTGTACTTACACTGCCAGGTATTGCAGGTATCGTTTTAACGATGGGTACTGCGGTTGATGCGAATATCATTATTTATGAAAGAGCGAAAGAGGAATTAAGGTCCGGTAAAACTTTGGATGAGGCTGTTAAAGCTTCTTATAGTTGGACAGGTGCAATGCGTTCTATCGTTGATGCAAACGTAACGCACATCTTGACTGGTGCTGTATTGTTTATTTTTGGATCTGGACCAATCAAAGGATTTGCTACTACTTTATTAATCGGTATTATTACCTCTTTGTTTACTTCTATCTTTATTGCTAGAATTTTTATAGACAGAAATATTGCTGGTAAAAATGATTTATCTTTTGTGACTAAATTTTCTAAAAATTTCTTTACTAACTTCCATTTTGATTTCCTTGGAATAAAAAAATGGACTTACCTTTTCTCTATTGTTGTAACTATTGTAAGTATTGCATCTATTGCAACTCACGGTTTTGATCAAGGTGTCGATTTTGTTGGAGGAAGAACTTTCCAAGTTCGTTTCGATAAATCAATGAAACCTGAGGAGGTTAAAGATGAGTTGACTACTGTATTTGGTAGTGCCGAGGTTAAGATTTTTGGTGAAGACAATCAGTTAAAAATCACAACTAAGTATAAGATACAGGAGACTGGTAGTGCTGCGGACGAAGATGTAAATAAAAAATTATTTGCAAGTTTGAAAAAGCATTATGGTGCAGATATGACTTACGATAAATTTATAAATGCTTATGAAGGTAAAAGATTAGGTGTTGTACAAGCATCTAAAGTTGGACCAACAGTAGCTGAAGATATTAAAACAAATGCTTACTGGGCCGTATTAGGAGCAATGCTAATTGTAGGTTTATATCTAGTAATCAGTTTCAGAAAATGGCAATATAGTTTAGGTGCTATTGCAGCGGTAGCGCATGACGTTATCTTCGTATTAGGAGTGTATTCATTGCTTTGGAAATATATGCCTTTTGGTATGGAGATTGATCAGCACTTTATTGCGGCTATCTTGACGGTTATTGGTTACTCTATGAATGATACCGTAATTGTATACGACAGGGTACGTGAGTTCTTGGATGGTAAAACAAAAGGTTCATTCTCTGAAATTGTAAACAAATCTATTAACTCTACAATGTCAAGAACAATCAATACTTCGTTGACAATGATCTTTGTATTGTTAATCATGTTTATTTTTGGAGGAGAATCTATTAGAGGATTTATCTTTGCAATGCTTATTGGTATTATAATTGGTACTTATTCTTCATTGTTTATTGCAACTCCAGTATTGGTTGATACCATTTCTAAAGATGAGAAACATAATGTTGAGGTTAAACACCAAGAAAGCTAG
- a CDS encoding LysR family transcriptional regulator, whose product MVNLEWYRTFKYIYKTGTLTGAADALFISQPGVSLHLSSLESYVGYKLFDRTSRKMIPTEKGKVLYNFITDALSKLEEAEKNFQRSTEKNTPTISIGMCFETFQITLEPYLATFPFNVIIQFGEYPEMIENLDKGILDLIITPQMIVKNTIEYQGFSSETIVLIGGNETDSDAFNSLKKQNDLEAIEFWLKQQKWYGTTGDMEHLRRFWQLNFNKHADFRPNYIVPNLNSIVRCLSNSSGLAVIPDFLCKTELESGKIKLLWEGKTPLENTLYFANKKKTIYTDEIQLIKDTFMKIM is encoded by the coding sequence ATGGTAAATCTAGAATGGTATAGAACTTTCAAATATATTTACAAAACCGGAACCTTAACAGGTGCCGCCGACGCATTGTTTATTTCACAACCTGGTGTTAGTTTACATTTAAGCTCACTCGAAAGTTATGTTGGTTATAAATTATTCGACAGAACCAGTAGAAAAATGATTCCTACCGAAAAAGGGAAAGTGCTCTATAATTTTATAACAGATGCATTATCTAAATTAGAAGAGGCAGAGAAAAATTTCCAGCGAAGCACAGAAAAAAATACACCAACCATTAGTATCGGAATGTGTTTTGAAACCTTTCAGATTACTTTAGAACCCTATTTGGCAACTTTTCCGTTTAATGTGATTATTCAATTTGGAGAATATCCAGAAATGATTGAAAACCTGGATAAAGGAATTTTAGATTTAATCATTACTCCGCAAATGATTGTTAAGAACACTATCGAATATCAAGGCTTTTCTTCAGAAACAATTGTTCTAATTGGTGGCAATGAAACAGATTCCGATGCCTTTAACTCTTTGAAAAAGCAAAATGACCTAGAAGCAATAGAATTTTGGCTAAAACAACAAAAATGGTATGGAACTACTGGAGACATGGAACATTTAAGACGCTTTTGGCAACTTAATTTCAATAAACATGCAGATTTCAGACCAAACTATATTGTTCCAAATTTAAACTCTATAGTACGTTGTTTAAGCAACAGTAGTGGATTGGCAGTAATTCCGGATTTCTTGTGCAAAACAGAACTGGAAAGCGGCAAAATAAAGCTTTTGTGGGAAGGAAAAACTCCTTTAGAGAATACTCTCTATTTTGCTAACAAAAAGAAAACAATTTACACAGATGAAATACAATTAATAAAAGACACTTTCATGAAAATAATGTAG
- a CDS encoding NAD(P)H-dependent oxidoreductase, with the protein MKKIFIINGGQKFGHSGGKFNQTIANATADFFINHKDFEVKSTDVNDEYDPAQEVDKFVWADVIIYHTPIWWFQLPHAFKKYIDVVFTEGHNNGIYKSDGRSSKNPAINYGTGGMLHGKKYMVTSSWNAPKEAFTLPGEFFGETSVDNGPLFGFHRMNAFTGMKPLESLHFHDVMKGANVDSDLEMYRNHLTQLFLN; encoded by the coding sequence ATGAAAAAGATATTCATAATAAATGGGGGACAAAAGTTCGGACATTCAGGTGGAAAGTTTAATCAAACAATAGCAAATGCAACCGCTGATTTTTTTATAAATCACAAAGATTTTGAAGTAAAAAGTACTGATGTAAACGATGAGTATGATCCGGCTCAAGAAGTGGATAAATTTGTTTGGGCCGATGTAATTATTTATCATACGCCGATTTGGTGGTTCCAATTACCACACGCTTTCAAAAAATATATAGACGTAGTATTTACCGAAGGACATAATAATGGCATTTATAAAAGTGACGGGAGGTCTTCTAAAAATCCGGCTATAAATTACGGAACGGGTGGGATGTTACATGGAAAGAAATATATGGTGACCAGTTCATGGAATGCACCGAAAGAGGCTTTTACATTACCAGGTGAATTCTTTGGGGAAACAAGTGTAGACAACGGACCTTTATTTGGATTTCATAGAATGAATGCTTTTACTGGGATGAAACCTTTAGAAAGCTTACATTTTCATGATGTTATGAAAGGGGCTAATGTTGATAGTGATTTAGAAATGTATAGAAATCATTTGACTCAATTATTTTTGAACTAA
- a CDS encoding putative quinol monooxygenase: MTVIIKSKSEYREELKAILVDLTKNSKKEATCLQSDLHQNIEDPNVFILHEVWKNKEGLDLHNKQSYLLKFIQTSELFLEEKITVFTTSRIG, from the coding sequence TTGACAGTAATTATCAAAAGTAAATCAGAGTATAGAGAAGAATTGAAGGCAATCTTGGTGGATTTAACGAAGAATTCTAAAAAAGAAGCTACCTGTCTTCAATCTGATTTGCATCAAAATATAGAAGATCCGAATGTCTTTATTCTTCACGAAGTTTGGAAAAATAAAGAAGGACTGGATTTACATAATAAGCAATCATATTTGTTGAAATTTATTCAGACTTCTGAACTTTTTTTAGAAGAAAAAATAACAGTTTTTACAACTTCAAGAATTGGATAA
- the lgt gene encoding prolipoprotein diacylglyceryl transferase: MTHTLNIVWNPSEGIDLGFFIIRFYSLMFVIAFGLGWYIMKHIFKRENIAIDKLDSLFVWTVLATLVGARLGHVFFYDWEYYRNNLAEIILPFRFSPKFQFTGYQGLASHGAAISIIIAMYFFSKKVLQKPLLWILDRVVIPVASGAIFVRLGNFFNSEIVGKETTSSFGIRFVRDQFTPREAVNATQLPTPKEAYNAIATNPQYANLLEQVPAKHPAQLYEAFCYIFVFAALFFLYWKTDARKKSGFLFGLFLVLLFTVRIIVESVKESQGGFESDLGNILSTGQWLSIPFIIVGLYFVITAKKTNEI, from the coding sequence ATGACACACACTTTAAACATTGTATGGAATCCTTCCGAAGGTATTGATTTAGGTTTTTTCATTATTCGCTTTTACAGTTTGATGTTTGTAATCGCTTTTGGACTGGGCTGGTACATCATGAAACATATTTTCAAAAGAGAAAATATTGCCATAGACAAGTTAGACTCTTTATTTGTTTGGACCGTACTAGCAACATTAGTTGGTGCACGTTTGGGACACGTTTTCTTTTATGATTGGGAATACTACAGAAACAATTTAGCTGAAATCATTTTACCCTTCCGATTTAGCCCTAAATTTCAATTTACAGGATACCAAGGATTAGCCAGTCATGGAGCAGCAATTTCTATCATCATTGCGATGTATTTCTTTAGTAAAAAAGTCCTTCAAAAACCATTACTATGGATATTAGACAGAGTAGTTATTCCAGTTGCCAGTGGAGCAATTTTTGTGAGATTGGGGAATTTTTTCAATTCGGAAATTGTCGGTAAAGAAACAACTTCTTCTTTTGGGATTCGCTTTGTGAGAGATCAATTTACTCCAAGAGAAGCTGTCAATGCGACTCAACTTCCTACGCCAAAAGAAGCTTACAATGCAATTGCCACCAATCCTCAATACGCCAACTTATTAGAACAAGTTCCCGCCAAACATCCAGCCCAATTATACGAAGCTTTTTGCTACATATTTGTATTTGCGGCATTGTTTTTCCTTTATTGGAAAACGGATGCCAGAAAAAAATCAGGCTTTTTATTTGGTTTGTTTCTAGTACTTTTATTCACGGTTCGTATCATAGTCGAATCAGTAAAAGAAAGCCAAGGAGGTTTCGAAAGTGATTTAGGAAACATATTATCAACTGGACAATGGTTAAGTATTCCGTTTATAATAGTGGGATTGTATTTTGTAATTACAGCAAAAAAAACAAATGAAATATAA
- the yidD gene encoding membrane protein insertion efficiency factor YidD: MKFLTAPFILLVRFYQGAISPFTPAACRFEPTCSTYMIQALQIHGLFYGGYLGIKRILSCHPWGRRGYDPVPEKKCSHTH, translated from the coding sequence ATGAAATTCCTAACAGCTCCATTCATTTTACTCGTACGGTTTTATCAGGGAGCCATCTCCCCTTTTACTCCCGCTGCTTGCCGATTTGAACCGACTTGTTCCACATATATGATTCAGGCTTTACAAATTCACGGATTGTTTTATGGAGGATATTTAGGAATAAAAAGAATTTTGAGCTGTCATCCTTGGGGCAGAAGAGGTTATGACCCTGTTCCAGAGAAAAAATGCAGTCACACTCACTAA
- the cysS gene encoding cysteine--tRNA ligase — protein sequence MSLYKSQTLKIYNSLSGEKETFTPINEGNVGMYVCGPTVYSNVHLGNVRTFMSFDVIFRYLLHLDYKVRYVRNITDVGHIVDDVDEGEDKIAKKARLEQLEPMEVVQRYTVDFHDILNAFNFLPPSIEPTATGHIIEQIEIIKTIIDKGIGYEANGSVYFDVVKFNETNHYGVLSGRNIEDMLANTRDLDGQSDKRNPQDFALWKKAEPQHIMRWPSPWSDGFPGWHLECTAMSTKYLGNHFDIHGGGMDLKFPHHECEIAQNEACTGHTPVNYWMHANMLTLNGKKMAKSTGNNILPGEILTGDNAFLSKAFSASVARFFMLQAHYRSILDFSDEAIIAAEKGYKRLMEAMESLKSISASASSSIDIASWKQLCYDAMNDDFNSPILIAQLFEGVRFINLLKDEKETLNTADLKLFTTTMQAFVFDVLGLEEEKANGNTDKLEGVVNMLIGMRKQARDNKDFALSDQIRDQLIALGIQLKDGKEGTSFSIN from the coding sequence ATGTCCTTATATAAAAGTCAGACCTTAAAAATATACAATTCTCTTTCGGGAGAAAAAGAAACATTTACACCAATCAACGAAGGAAATGTAGGGATGTATGTATGTGGACCGACGGTTTACAGCAATGTGCATCTAGGAAATGTGAGAACTTTTATGTCTTTTGATGTAATCTTTAGATACTTATTGCATTTGGACTATAAAGTCCGTTATGTTCGTAACATTACGGATGTAGGACATATTGTGGACGATGTGGATGAAGGTGAAGATAAAATTGCCAAAAAAGCACGTTTGGAACAACTCGAACCAATGGAAGTTGTGCAACGCTACACGGTCGATTTTCATGATATTTTGAATGCTTTTAACTTTTTGCCTCCTAGCATTGAACCTACGGCAACGGGACATATTATTGAGCAAATCGAAATCATCAAAACCATTATTGATAAAGGAATTGGTTACGAAGCCAATGGATCGGTTTATTTTGATGTGGTTAAATTCAATGAAACCAATCATTACGGAGTATTAAGCGGTCGTAACATCGAAGATATGCTGGCCAATACCCGTGATCTTGACGGACAATCAGATAAAAGAAACCCACAGGATTTTGCGCTTTGGAAAAAAGCCGAACCCCAACATATTATGCGTTGGCCTTCGCCTTGGAGCGATGGTTTTCCGGGTTGGCACCTAGAATGTACTGCGATGAGTACTAAATATTTGGGCAACCATTTTGATATTCACGGAGGTGGAATGGATTTAAAATTCCCACACCATGAATGTGAAATTGCACAAAATGAAGCTTGTACTGGACATACTCCCGTAAATTACTGGATGCATGCTAATATGCTTACTTTGAATGGCAAAAAAATGGCCAAATCTACTGGAAACAATATTTTACCTGGAGAGATTTTAACTGGAGATAATGCTTTTTTGAGCAAAGCTTTTTCAGCATCGGTAGCACGTTTTTTTATGTTACAGGCTCACTACAGAAGCATTCTTGATTTCTCTGACGAAGCAATTATTGCAGCCGAAAAAGGATATAAAAGATTGATGGAAGCGATGGAATCTTTAAAAAGTATTTCTGCAAGCGCAAGTAGCTCAATTGATATCGCAAGTTGGAAACAATTGTGTTATGATGCTATGAATGACGATTTCAATTCACCAATTCTTATTGCACAATTATTTGAAGGAGTTCGTTTTATTAATTTATTAAAAGACGAAAAAGAAACTTTAAACACTGCCGATTTAAAATTATTCACTACAACTATGCAAGCTTTTGTATTTGATGTTTTGGGATTGGAAGAAGAAAAAGCTAATGGTAATACTGATAAATTAGAAGGTGTCGTAAATATGCTTATTGGTATGCGCAAACAGGCTAGAGACAATAAAGATTTTGCATTGTCAGATCAAATTCGTGATCAATTAATCGCTTTGGGTATTCAATTGAAAGACGGGAAAGAAGGCACTAGTTTTAGTATAAATTGA
- the folE gene encoding GTP cyclohydrolase I FolE — MINNEEFQDEIGNNHISTNAKNPVREDAFAITDEEKIEKIKKDVENILLTLGMDLTDDSMKGTPNRVAKMFVKEIFGGLNPDKKPKASTFENNYKYGEMLVEKNITLYSTCEHHLLPIIGRAHVAYISSGRVIGLSKMNRIVEHYAKRPQVQERLTMQIVQELQQALGTEDVACVIDAKHLCVNSRGIKDIESSTVTSEFGGKFKDPQTKREFLDYIKLDTKF; from the coding sequence ATGATAAACAACGAAGAATTTCAAGACGAAATAGGAAACAATCATATTAGTACCAATGCCAAAAATCCAGTAAGAGAGGATGCCTTTGCCATTACAGATGAAGAAAAGATTGAAAAAATAAAAAAAGATGTTGAAAACATTCTATTGACATTGGGAATGGATTTGACAGATGACAGCATGAAAGGAACACCCAATCGTGTAGCCAAAATGTTTGTAAAAGAAATATTTGGTGGATTAAATCCTGACAAAAAACCAAAAGCTTCCACTTTTGAAAACAATTACAAATACGGAGAAATGTTAGTTGAAAAAAACATTACACTCTACTCCACTTGTGAACACCATTTATTGCCTATCATCGGAAGAGCGCATGTGGCTTACATTTCGAGCGGAAGAGTAATTGGTCTTTCGAAAATGAATCGTATTGTAGAACATTACGCCAAAAGACCTCAAGTACAAGAACGCTTAACGATGCAAATTGTTCAAGAACTTCAACAAGCCCTTGGTACAGAAGATGTAGCTTGTGTAATTGACGCTAAACATCTTTGCGTGAATTCAAGAGGAATCAAAGATATCGAAAGTAGTACGGTAACTTCTGAATTTGGCGGGAAATTCAAAGACCCACAAACAAAAAGAGAGTTTTTGGACTATATCAAATTAGATACTAAATTCTAA
- a CDS encoding pyridoxal phosphate-dependent aminotransferase, with protein MPEISIRGRRMPESPIRKLAPYADIAKKQGRKVYHLNIGQPDIKSPEIAIKAIKNIDLTIIEYGPSAGYESYRKKLAQFYTKQDVKVDYEDIMITTGGSEALLFALGSIMDPGDEVIIPEPFYANYSAFSEESSAKVVPVISNIESGFTLPTIEEFEKAITPKTKAILICNPNNPTGYLYSESEINQLGDLVKKHDLFLIADEVYREFIYDERDHHFSVMNLQGIEQNVIMIDSVSKRYSMCGARIGCMVTKNREVIAAAMKFAQARLCPPTIEQIACEAAIDTPQSYFDEVIVEYKERRDILISELNKIEGVIVKTPKAAFYCIAQLPIDNADDFAQWLLEKYEFNGETVMIAPAAGFYSTPGVGLNQVRIAYVLKKEDLISAVRILKEAITVYNKK; from the coding sequence ATGCCTGAAATTTCAATCAGAGGTCGAAGAATGCCGGAATCGCCAATCCGAAAATTGGCTCCTTATGCAGACATAGCTAAAAAACAGGGGCGTAAGGTTTATCATTTAAACATTGGACAACCCGATATAAAAAGCCCCGAAATTGCCATCAAAGCGATAAAAAACATTGATTTAACTATCATCGAATATGGGCCTTCTGCGGGATATGAAAGTTACCGAAAAAAACTAGCCCAATTTTACACCAAACAAGATGTAAAAGTAGACTATGAAGATATAATGATAACTACTGGGGGTTCTGAAGCACTTTTGTTTGCTCTTGGAAGCATCATGGATCCAGGAGATGAAGTCATTATCCCTGAACCTTTTTATGCTAATTATAGTGCTTTTTCGGAAGAATCAAGTGCAAAAGTTGTACCTGTAATTTCTAATATTGAAAGTGGTTTTACACTGCCAACAATTGAAGAATTCGAAAAAGCAATTACGCCAAAAACAAAAGCTATCTTAATTTGCAATCCAAATAATCCAACAGGATATTTATACTCAGAATCTGAGATTAATCAACTGGGAGATTTGGTTAAAAAACATGATTTGTTTTTAATCGCTGACGAAGTATATCGTGAATTCATATATGACGAAAGAGACCATCACTTTTCGGTAATGAACCTACAGGGAATCGAACAAAATGTGATCATGATTGATTCTGTTTCTAAAAGATATAGTATGTGTGGCGCTCGTATCGGTTGTATGGTAACTAAAAATAGGGAAGTTATTGCTGCCGCAATGAAATTTGCACAAGCTCGTTTATGTCCTCCAACAATCGAACAAATTGCTTGCGAAGCTGCAATTGACACCCCTCAAAGTTATTTTGACGAAGTAATAGTTGAATACAAAGAACGAAGAGATATTTTAATTAGCGAATTGAACAAAATTGAAGGCGTAATCGTAAAGACTCCAAAAGCAGCTTTTTATTGTATCGCTCAATTGCCTATTGATAATGCCGATGATTTTGCGCAATGGCTTTTAGAAAAATATGAATTTAATGGTGAAACAGTAATGATAGCTCCCGCTGCAGGATTCTATTCGACTCCGGGTGTAGGTTTAAACCAAGTACGTATTGCTTATGTTTTGAAAAAAGAAGATTTAATCAGTGCAGTTCGAATTTTGAAAGAAGCAATTACGGTTTACAATAAAAAATAA
- a CDS encoding PDZ domain-containing protein → MKKKCIFFLLLIAIMPVFAQDGFVFDKGIEKVTVPLVLINNLVFIPIKVNGVELNFLLDTGVEETILFSLEDNPDVNFYNSEKITLRGLGSEEAIEGLKTTNNILELNGLTSHHQLIYVILDQSFNLSSQIGIPVNGIIGYQFFKDNLVRLDYASKKVIIYKNDDEKRKKFEKKFSTIPITIEKFKPYLKGNVVMDKGGVDVKLLVDIGNSDSIWLFQNLSELIKVPTKNFEDFLGKGFSGDIEGKRARIPEFSFEKYDFKSPIVAFPDSSSIKSVRMVQDRVGSVGGEILKRFSVIFDYKNERLYLKKNSNFNEPFTYNKSGIEIKHNGLQWVQETVKLETVPLSGGVTFDSSGKNITNDFKYKFQLKPIYEIANIRKKSPAANSGLQVGDVIISVNKSPAYRYSLQKLNEMFKSEEDKWIYLEVERNNQILKFAFQLQDIL, encoded by the coding sequence ATGAAAAAAAAATGTATATTTTTTCTTTTATTAATAGCAATAATGCCTGTTTTTGCCCAGGATGGTTTTGTATTTGACAAAGGAATTGAAAAAGTTACCGTGCCGTTGGTTTTAATCAATAATTTGGTTTTTATTCCGATAAAAGTAAATGGAGTAGAGTTGAATTTTCTTTTGGATACCGGTGTTGAGGAAACTATTCTTTTTAGTTTAGAAGATAATCCAGATGTCAATTTTTATAATTCCGAAAAAATAACCTTGAGAGGTTTGGGTAGCGAAGAGGCAATCGAAGGTTTGAAAACCACTAACAATATTTTGGAATTAAATGGTTTGACATCCCATCATCAGCTTATTTATGTTATTTTGGATCAGAGTTTCAATCTGTCTTCCCAAATTGGGATTCCTGTAAATGGTATTATTGGCTACCAATTCTTTAAAGATAATTTGGTTCGTTTAGATTACGCCAGTAAAAAGGTAATTATTTATAAAAATGACGATGAAAAAAGAAAAAAATTTGAAAAAAAATTTAGCACAATTCCAATTACAATTGAGAAATTCAAACCTTATTTGAAGGGTAATGTTGTTATGGATAAAGGTGGTGTGGATGTGAAATTATTAGTTGATATAGGAAACAGTGATTCGATCTGGCTTTTTCAAAATTTATCGGAACTAATTAAAGTGCCTACTAAGAATTTTGAAGATTTTTTAGGCAAAGGTTTTAGTGGTGATATAGAGGGGAAAAGAGCTCGAATTCCTGAGTTTTCATTTGAGAAATATGACTTTAAATCTCCGATTGTTGCATTTCCAGATTCCAGTTCCATAAAAAGTGTTCGCATGGTTCAAGATCGAGTTGGGTCTGTTGGTGGCGAAATTTTAAAGCGTTTTTCGGTGATTTTTGATTATAAAAATGAAAGACTGTATTTGAAGAAAAATTCCAATTTCAATGAGCCATTTACCTACAATAAGAGTGGTATTGAAATAAAACATAATGGTTTGCAATGGGTGCAAGAAACTGTAAAGTTGGAAACGGTTCCTCTGTCAGGAGGTGTTACGTTTGATAGTAGCGGAAAGAATATAACCAATGATTTTAAATATAAGTTTCAACTCAAACCAATTTATGAGATTGCCAATATTCGAAAAAAATCACCGGCAGCAAATTCTGGCTTGCAGGTAGGAGATGTTATTATTTCTGTTAATAAATCACCTGCGTATCGATATTCATTACAAAAACTGAACGAAATGTTTAAATCTGAAGAAGATAAATGGATTTATTTGGAAGTAGAACGAAACAATCAAATATTAAAATTTGCCTTCCAACTTCAGGATATTTTATAA